The window ACATCCTTGTCAGCCAGAGCAGCCTGCGTGACGCGGAAGGGGGGCGTCACGGCCGGATCATCATCATCAACGACGTCACCGAGCGGCGGCGGATGGAGGACAACCTGGCCCGGGCGGCCACCCTGGCCGTCGTCGGCGAGATGGCCGCCGGTGTGGCGCATGAAATCCGCAACCCCCTGACCGGGGTGCGCGGATTCGCCCAGTTGCTGGCCGAACGCCGCCCGGAGGAACCCATCGGCAACATCCAGCCCTACCTGGAGGCCATCATGGGGGAGATCGACCGGGTGAACAAGCTGATCACGGACTTCCTGATGCTGGCCCGTCCCCGGCAGTCGATCCGCCGGCCGGTGGACCTGCGGGCCCTGGCCCAGTCGACCATCGACCTCGCCCGGAACGAGGCCCTGCTCCACGGGGTGAACCTCAAGGCGGACCTGACACCGGTGCCCGTGGTGGCCGGGGACGGCGAACAGCTGCGCCAGGTGATCCTGAACCTGCTGAGCAACGCCTTTGCGGCCGCCGGGCAAGGGGGAAGGGTTTGGTTGAGCACCGGTGTGACGGGCGGGGAGGTTTTTCTGCGGGTCACGGACAACGGGCCGGGGGTTCCCCCGGAAATCCGGGGAAGAGTGTTTGACCCCTTTTTTACCACCAAGGACCAGGGTACGGGCCTTGGTTTGGCGATCTGCGAGCGCATCGTGCAGGAACACGGCGGACGCGTGGAAATGGAGTGCGGCCCCGGCGATACGTCCTTTACCGTACGGTTACCGGTTTCCGTACCGCAGCATTGATTTCAGCCGTTTGATTTCCTCCGGGCAACCGGCTTCCATCCCGTTGTAGGCCGGGTCCAGACAGGTGCCCGGACGAAAGGGCTGCAGACGGTGACCGTCCGCCGTAAGGCCGGGCAGTTCATCGATCATGCGCTGCAAAAGCGCCGGCGTGTGCAATCCCGGGACCACCGTTGTCCGAACGACGGCGCAACCCGCCGCCAGACCCGCCGTCAAGGTCTCCCTTACCGCATCGGGATTCCGGGCGCCGACAAGAGCGACGTATGCTTCAAACGGAACTTTATAATCCACAGCAAGGTGTCCGATCAGCCCCTCCCGCAAAAGGGCACGGACCACGTCCGGGCGGGAGCCGTTGGTGTCCAGCCTGACGGGCAGCCCGGTCTTCTCCCGCACAAGCTCGAGAAAAGCAGGTAGTTCCGGCCAGAGGGTCGGTTCCCCGCCGGTCACCACCAGGCCGTCCAGCACCTTGCGGCGCGCGGCGAGATAGTCCAGGACCGCCGCCACCGCCACTCCCTCCCCCGGATGGCCGTTCACCAGGTCCGGATTCTGGCACCACGGACAGCGGAAGTTGCAGCCGCGGGTAAAGACCACGGAGGCCACCCTTCCCGGC is drawn from Thermoanaerobacterales bacterium and contains these coding sequences:
- a CDS encoding anaerobic ribonucleoside-triphosphate reductase activating protein, whose protein sequence is MTDLDCRLQPILAGLTRVSLVDWPGRVASVVFTRGCNFRCPWCQNPDLVNGHPGEGVAVAAVLDYLAARRKVLDGLVVTGGEPTLWPELPAFLELVREKTGLPVRLDTNGSRPDVVRALLREGLIGHLAVDYKVPFEAYVALVGARNPDAVRETLTAGLAAGCAVVRTTVVPGLHTPALLQRMIDELPGLTADGHRLQPFRPGTCLDPAYNGMEAGCPEEIKRLKSMLRYGNR